A genomic segment from Bacteroidota bacterium encodes:
- a CDS encoding ABC transporter permease, with the protein MNIFKIVLLEMWQRKSQLISGILAITLGIGIIVGIRSISVVSEKAVSINLDNLGANILVLPQGASVDNYYSADVDAPTFPEDYVERIVTSTLPGVDNLSPKLTRRVAIGNEKVVLTGILPKNELASKPIWQTSGLMGSELQAACGPNPVNESLGYKDEKLQRKSVDSLRISDCLAGSSIAMKLNLKEGDSITIMDTRFAVAKILGETGTIDDDRIFIHLQAAQDLLGTGEQVSAIEIMGCCNAISDGLLGKLRNILPDTKVTTIGQIVSTQIKTNKLMDQISLIFLIIILVVGGISIGNSMWANVNQRKKEIGTLRMIGYPRSYIYNLLLYKAALMGITGGILGFLLGSVVASVLGPPLASITVQPIPILLIWSVLLSILISLLGAIIPAYVASRFEPFSNIQEE; encoded by the coding sequence ATGAATATTTTCAAGATCGTTTTATTGGAAATGTGGCAGCGGAAGTCACAGCTGATATCGGGTATATTGGCAATTACACTTGGTATCGGTATCATTGTCGGCATACGTTCCATTTCCGTTGTATCAGAAAAGGCAGTGTCGATAAACCTCGACAATCTCGGAGCAAACATACTGGTTCTGCCGCAGGGAGCAAGTGTTGACAACTATTATTCGGCAGATGTGGATGCCCCCACATTTCCTGAAGATTATGTGGAACGTATTGTCACCTCCACATTACCCGGCGTGGATAATTTGTCTCCCAAGCTGACGCGCAGGGTAGCTATTGGCAATGAAAAAGTTGTCCTTACGGGAATACTTCCCAAAAATGAACTGGCCTCCAAACCAATATGGCAAACGTCAGGGCTGATGGGCAGCGAGCTACAGGCTGCCTGTGGGCCAAATCCTGTAAACGAATCATTGGGTTACAAAGATGAAAAACTTCAGAGGAAATCAGTGGATTCACTCAGGATTTCCGATTGTCTGGCGGGCTCTTCGATAGCCATGAAATTAAACCTGAAAGAAGGTGATAGCATAACTATTATGGATACCCGGTTTGCGGTCGCCAAAATCCTTGGCGAAACCGGAACCATTGATGATGACCGTATTTTCATACATCTGCAGGCGGCACAAGATCTGCTGGGTACCGGCGAACAGGTGAGCGCTATTGAAATCATGGGATGCTGTAATGCCATCTCCGATGGATTACTCGGTAAATTGCGCAACATTCTACCCGATACAAAGGTGACCACCATCGGGCAGATCGTTTCAACACAAATCAAGACCAATAAACTCATGGACCAGATTTCCCTTATTTTCCTGATTATTATCCTGGTGGTCGGTGGCATTTCCATCGGAAATTCAATGTGGGCCAATGTCAACCAGAGGAAAAAGGAAATCGGGACACTGCGCATGATAGGTTATCCACGGTCGTACATTTATAACCTGCTGCTTTACAAGGCTGCGTTGATGGGCATAACAGGCGGTATTTTGGGGTTTCTTTTGGGTTCGGTGGTCGCATCGGTGTTAGGGCCTCCGTTAGCCAGCATAACCGTGCAGCCTATTCCGATTCTGCTAATATGGTCGGTGCTGCTGTCTATCCTGATCTCTCTCCTTGGAGCAATAATCCCTGCTTATGTCGCTTCGCGGTTTGAGCCTTTTTCAAATATCCAGGAGGAATAG
- a CDS encoding metalloregulator ArsR/SmtB family transcription factor — protein sequence MTNNKFEEFNQYQKELALHGKIFSHPARIAIIQLLAEKKEIKAGNISDFLPISRPTVSQHLKELKTLGIIKGTIDGLKIHYCLDMNKLQKIKEQYDNFFKKTISTFQCEC from the coding sequence ATGACGAATAATAAATTTGAAGAGTTTAACCAGTACCAGAAAGAGCTTGCGCTTCATGGAAAGATCTTTTCTCATCCTGCCAGAATTGCCATTATTCAGCTTCTGGCCGAAAAAAAGGAAATTAAGGCAGGCAACATTTCCGATTTTTTACCCATCAGCCGGCCCACTGTATCCCAGCATTTGAAAGAGCTGAAAACACTCGGCATCATTAAAGGTACCATTGATGGATTAAAAATTCATTATTGTCTGGATATGAATAAATTACAAAAAATCAAAGAACAATACGACAACTTCTTTAAAAAAACGATCAGTACATTCCAATGTGAGTGCTGA
- a CDS encoding adenine specific DNA methyltransferase: MTVQDYIDKLNTRYKTGISREHSYRGDLQNLMETLYPGILVTNEPARVACGAPDYILTQKNIPVGYIEAKDLGANLDDKTYKEQFDRYRVSLPNLIFTDYIQFQLYRDGVFATSVSIAKIENEKVIGQPDNYDDFKNLISDFSTYSSQTIRSAEKLARMMAGKARMLAAIIEKAVESDASEDVNMLFEAANNTLRDQLAAFKQVLIYDIKPKEFADIYAQTIAYGMFAARLHDPSLESFTRQEAADLIPRTNPFLRKLFQYVAGYDLDDRIKWIVDDLADIFRATNVAELLRDFGKATQQNDPMIHFYETFLSEYNPALRKSRGVWYTPEPVVSFIVRAVNDILITEFGLPQGLADSSKTKITVKIPTHDKRYTAGQRDYEQEVHKVQILDPAAGTGTFLAEVVKLIYKRFEGQQGIWSNYVEEHLIPRLNGFEILMASYAMAHLKLDLLLTETGYIQKKEQRFRVYLTNSLEDYHPDTGTLFANWLSTEANEANHVKRDTPVMVVLGNPPYSVSSSNKGEWIQNLIADYKKDLNEKKLNLDDDYIKFIRYGEYFIDKTGEGILAFISNNSFIDGVTHRQMRNHLLETFDKIYILDLHGNAKKKETAPDGSSEQNVFDIMQGVSINIFVKKKK; encoded by the coding sequence ATGACCGTCCAAGATTACATTGACAAACTAAATACCCGTTACAAAACCGGAATTTCCCGGGAGCATAGTTACCGGGGCGATCTTCAGAATTTAATGGAAACTCTTTACCCTGGTATTTTGGTTACCAACGAGCCTGCCCGTGTGGCCTGTGGCGCTCCCGACTATATCTTGACCCAAAAAAACATTCCTGTCGGTTACATCGAGGCCAAAGATTTGGGTGCTAATCTTGACGACAAAACCTATAAAGAACAATTCGATCGTTATCGTGTTTCGCTGCCCAATTTGATTTTCACTGATTATATTCAATTTCAATTATACCGGGATGGGGTTTTTGCAACTTCTGTTTCTATTGCAAAAATTGAAAATGAAAAAGTAATCGGTCAGCCGGATAATTATGACGATTTTAAAAATCTCATATCCGATTTCAGCACCTATAGTTCTCAAACCATCCGGTCAGCCGAAAAGCTTGCCAGGATGATGGCAGGCAAAGCACGGATGCTGGCTGCGATCATCGAGAAAGCGGTTGAAAGTGATGCATCGGAAGACGTAAATATGCTCTTCGAAGCGGCAAACAATACTTTGCGTGATCAGTTGGCTGCCTTCAAACAAGTGCTGATCTATGACATTAAACCAAAAGAGTTTGCCGACATCTATGCCCAGACCATTGCTTATGGCATGTTTGCCGCTCGTTTGCACGACCCGTCGCTCGAATCATTCACACGGCAGGAAGCGGCTGACCTTATTCCCAGAACAAATCCTTTTTTGCGAAAGCTGTTTCAATACGTCGCAGGTTACGATCTCGACGACCGCATAAAGTGGATCGTTGACGACCTGGCTGATATTTTCAGGGCTACTAATGTAGCTGAATTGCTCAGGGACTTTGGTAAGGCTACCCAGCAAAATGACCCGATGATTCACTTCTACGAAACTTTCCTGTCAGAATATAACCCTGCGCTTCGCAAAAGCCGTGGCGTATGGTACACGCCCGAACCTGTGGTGAGCTTTATTGTGCGTGCCGTAAATGATATTCTGATTACCGAGTTTGGTTTGCCACAAGGTTTAGCTGATAGCTCTAAAACCAAAATAACGGTAAAAATACCTACCCACGATAAGCGATACACCGCAGGGCAAAGAGATTACGAACAGGAAGTGCATAAAGTACAGATACTTGACCCTGCCGCCGGCACTGGCACTTTTCTTGCCGAAGTGGTAAAGCTCATATACAAAAGGTTTGAAGGACAGCAGGGCATTTGGAGCAACTATGTGGAAGAGCACCTGATACCGCGCCTGAATGGGTTCGAGATTCTGATGGCATCGTATGCCATGGCACACCTGAAACTTGATTTACTGCTAACGGAAACCGGCTATATACAGAAAAAAGAACAACGTTTCAGGGTTTATCTTACCAACAGCCTCGAAGACTATCACCCCGACACAGGAACTCTATTTGCTAATTGGCTAAGCACCGAAGCCAACGAAGCTAATCATGTGAAAAGGGATACGCCAGTGATGGTAGTATTGGGAAATCCGCCGTACTCTGTAAGCAGCAGCAATAAAGGGGAATGGATACAAAACCTAATTGCAGATTACAAGAAAGACCTAAACGAGAAGAAACTAAACCTTGATGATGATTACATCAAATTTATCCGATATGGGGAATATTTCATTGATAAAACAGGAGAAGGTATATTAGCTTTCATCTCAAACAACAGCTTTATTGACGGTGTTACGCACCGCCAAATGCGTAACCATTTGCTCGAAACATTTGACAAAATCTATATTCTCGATTTGCACGGAAACGCCAAGAAAAAAGAAACCGCACCTGATGGCTCATCTGAACAGAATGTATTTGATATTATGCAAGGTGTGAGCATAAACATTTTTGTAAAGAAGAAAAAATAA
- a CDS encoding PIN domain-containing protein → MKPRVYIDTSVVGGYFDEEFENDTKKFFERIINEDFIIYFSEISETELSLAPAFIKELKNKIPKSCYRYIELDDESKYLAQVYIDEKILGVASYNDAYHIALATVNRLDVLVSWNFKHIVNFDKIKLFNSVNMKLGYPIIDIRSPLEFIDHENND, encoded by the coding sequence ATGAAACCAAGAGTTTACATTGATACATCTGTTGTTGGCGGATATTTCGATGAAGAATTTGAAAATGATACCAAAAAGTTCTTTGAAAGAATTATTAACGAGGATTTCATTATCTATTTTTCGGAAATAAGCGAAACTGAATTATCATTAGCTCCTGCTTTTATCAAAGAGTTGAAGAACAAAATCCCAAAGTCATGTTACAGATATATTGAACTTGATGATGAATCGAAATATCTGGCTCAGGTCTATATAGACGAAAAAATTCTTGGTGTGGCAAGCTATAACGATGCATATCATATTGCTTTAGCTACTGTTAACCGTTTAGATGTCCTTGTAAGTTGGAATTTTAAGCATATCGTAAATTTTGATAAGATAAAATTGTTCAATTCGGTTAACATGAAATTGGGTTATCCTATTATTGATATTCGTTCACCTTTAGAATTTATTGACCATGAAAACAATGACTAA
- a CDS encoding RNA-binding protein, giving the protein MNIFVSNLSFGVNSEDLKQLFAEHGEVTSANVITDKFSGRSRGFGFVEMKNDEEAKKAIEELNQAEFDGKVISVSIAKPRTERRDSPGGERRNFSRY; this is encoded by the coding sequence ATGAACATTTTTGTTTCAAATTTAAGTTTCGGAGTTAACAGCGAAGACTTAAAGCAGTTATTTGCCGAGCATGGCGAAGTAACATCAGCCAATGTGATTACCGATAAATTTTCGGGCAGATCAAGAGGTTTCGGATTCGTAGAGATGAAAAACGATGAAGAAGCCAAGAAAGCCATTGAAGAATTGAACCAGGCAGAATTTGATGGCAAAGTCATTTCCGTATCGATAGCTAAACCTAGAACAGAACGGAGAGATAGTCCAGGCGGCGAAAGACGTAATTTCAGCCGATATTGA
- a CDS encoding cation:dicarboxylase symporter family transporter: protein MLTSKKLLQWFLISLTLAIVIHVVNHYTAINLPIGILIALRWIPLIFYLLYATKKKKLTTWIFVSMLMGVEFGYDVPVIAKELNIVSQIFIHLVKTIIAPLLFGTLVTGIAGHATLKQVGRMGWKSLVYFEVVSTIALFIGLAAINISGAGIGVQVPAEMTQGALPEVTSQDARDVILHIFPENIAKAIAEGQVLQIVVFSILFGIAVAMVKEQFRSPVLRFTEALSVVMFKFTNMVMLFAPVAVFSAMAYSVGHMGLNVLLNLFELLATLYVALLIFLLCVLLPIILFLKIPLRKFIRAVAEPATIAFATTSSESALPRAMENMEEFGIPRKIVAFVIPTGYSFNLDGTALYLAMASIFLANMAGVHLSFQTQIVMMLTLMLTSKGVAAVPRASLVILLGTAASFGLPTWPIFIILGIDELMDMARTGVNVIGNCLATVVIAKWEGEYQVNARSQTPPGNSLVK from the coding sequence ATGCTGACTTCTAAAAAGCTTCTTCAGTGGTTCCTGATCTCGCTGACGCTGGCCATCGTGATCCACGTGGTGAATCATTATACAGCTATCAACTTGCCCATAGGTATTCTCATCGCCCTTCGCTGGATTCCTCTGATCTTTTATTTGCTCTACGCCACCAAAAAGAAAAAGCTTACGACCTGGATTTTTGTCAGCATGCTGATGGGCGTGGAATTCGGCTATGATGTTCCGGTGATAGCAAAGGAGTTGAATATTGTGAGCCAGATATTCATTCACCTGGTGAAGACCATTATTGCGCCGTTGCTTTTCGGCACGCTGGTGACCGGCATTGCTGGTCATGCCACGCTGAAGCAGGTAGGACGCATGGGCTGGAAGTCGCTGGTTTATTTCGAGGTGGTATCCACAATAGCTCTTTTCATTGGCCTGGCAGCCATCAACATCAGCGGCGCCGGCATAGGGGTGCAGGTGCCTGCTGAGATGACACAGGGTGCGCTGCCTGAAGTGACCAGTCAGGATGCCCGTGATGTCATCCTCCACATCTTCCCCGAGAATATCGCCAAGGCCATTGCCGAAGGGCAGGTTCTGCAGATCGTCGTCTTCAGCATCCTGTTTGGCATCGCAGTGGCTATGGTGAAGGAGCAGTTCCGCTCGCCTGTGCTGCGCTTCACCGAGGCTTTGTCGGTGGTGATGTTTAAGTTCACCAACATGGTCATGCTCTTTGCTCCTGTTGCTGTATTTTCGGCTATGGCTTATAGCGTTGGTCATATGGGTCTGAATGTCCTGCTAAATCTATTCGAGCTGCTGGCTACGCTGTATGTGGCACTGCTTATTTTTCTACTCTGTGTTCTGCTGCCCATCATCTTATTTCTGAAGATACCGCTTCGTAAATTTATCAGGGCGGTGGCTGAGCCGGCAACGATAGCTTTTGCCACTACCAGCAGTGAATCGGCGTTGCCGCGGGCAATGGAGAACATGGAGGAATTCGGCATACCACGCAAAATCGTCGCATTTGTGATCCCTACAGGTTACAGCTTCAACCTCGACGGCACTGCGCTATACCTGGCTATGGCGTCAATTTTTTTAGCCAATATGGCTGGTGTGCACCTCTCCTTTCAGACACAGATCGTCATGATGCTCACCCTGATGCTCACCAGCAAAGGTGTTGCTGCTGTGCCGCGAGCCTCGCTGGTGATCCTGCTGGGCACGGCCGCCAGCTTTGGACTTCCTACATGGCCGATATTCATCATCCTGGGCATCGATGAGCTAATGGATATGGCCCGCACTGGCGTCAATGTCATTGGGAACTGCCTGGCTACAGTCGTCATCGCCAAATGGGAAGGGGAATACCAGGTGAACGCACGTTCACAAACGCCACCTGGTAATTCGCTGGTAAAGTAA
- a CDS encoding XRE family transcriptional regulator — protein sequence MKNNFAIRLIAARKMAGLSLQNLADRLGNVVSKQSLNKYEQGKMKPDSDLIISLAGILNVPVDFFFSEPAVAVELKNVDFREYHSKLSKTEQESIKEKAKEAFERYFELENILNLVEPASYFEYPTIITNAKEAEDAAQALRKEWNLGYDPIPDVVEMLEDKGYKVTEIEAPDSFDGLKADTGIQRLIVLRKSPPDDDIVRKRFTTLHELAHHALTFPKDIEPKSEEKLCHAFACALLYPADMARKDLHKDRFHFYQNELALIKERWGISFSAIFSRALQLGIINDYVYKQLNIGYRQRKLHEPGKEPGHYRSKEKPVRFERLIYLALGKELISVNEAAYFAGTSVWRFREQMQPLV from the coding sequence ATGAAAAACAATTTTGCTATCAGACTTATAGCAGCCCGTAAAATGGCGGGTTTATCGCTACAAAACTTAGCCGACAGGCTGGGTAATGTAGTATCTAAACAGTCGCTGAATAAGTATGAGCAGGGTAAAATGAAACCTGACAGTGATTTAATTATTTCGCTTGCGGGCATTTTAAATGTTCCGGTAGATTTCTTTTTCTCTGAACCAGCTGTTGCGGTTGAATTAAAGAATGTTGACTTTAGAGAATACCATTCAAAATTATCGAAAACCGAGCAAGAGTCAATTAAAGAAAAGGCTAAAGAAGCATTTGAACGATATTTTGAACTCGAAAACATACTAAATTTAGTGGAGCCTGCCTCCTACTTTGAATATCCAACTATTATAACGAATGCCAAAGAAGCCGAAGATGCGGCACAAGCATTACGTAAAGAATGGAATTTAGGGTACGACCCCATTCCAGATGTAGTTGAAATGCTCGAAGATAAGGGTTATAAAGTCACTGAAATTGAAGCTCCGGACTCGTTTGACGGTTTAAAAGCGGATACCGGAATCCAAAGGTTAATTGTTCTACGGAAATCACCACCGGACGACGATATTGTAAGAAAACGTTTTACTACTCTTCACGAACTGGCGCATCATGCCCTTACTTTCCCGAAGGACATTGAACCTAAAAGTGAAGAAAAACTTTGTCATGCCTTTGCCTGTGCGTTGTTGTATCCCGCAGATATGGCACGTAAAGACCTGCATAAAGACCGTTTTCATTTTTATCAAAACGAACTGGCTTTAATAAAAGAACGTTGGGGTATATCGTTTTCAGCTATATTTTCCCGTGCATTACAGTTAGGAATAATTAACGACTATGTTTATAAACAACTAAACATAGGTTACAGGCAACGAAAATTGCATGAACCCGGGAAAGAACCCGGTCATTACCGGAGCAAGGAAAAACCTGTTCGCTTTGAGCGATTGATATATTTGGCTTTAGGTAAAGAGTTAATTTCTGTAAATGAAGCAGCCTATTTTGCAGGCACTTCGGTATGGCGATTCAGAGAACAAATGCAACCCTTGGTATGA
- a CDS encoding ABC transporter ATP-binding protein → MFLEISNLSKQYHLRNSVVDALKDVSFSVKEGSFVTITGPSGSGKTTLLLAMSGLIRATSGKIQFKDQSLEKAKDRELAYFRRNEVGFIMQNFSLIPYLSAIRNVMIPLALQKISADKQVALATAVMEMVGLEDRLYHLPRELSAGQQQRVAIARAIVNKPSIIFADEPTGNLDPVLAIEILDFLRDINRQKGITIIMVTHSPLANGYGTIRIHLKEGRVETYSEAAG, encoded by the coding sequence ATGTTTCTTGAAATCAGTAATTTATCAAAACAGTATCACCTCCGTAACAGCGTGGTGGATGCACTGAAAGATGTTTCCTTCTCGGTTAAGGAAGGTTCATTTGTAACGATTACAGGTCCATCAGGATCAGGTAAGACAACCTTGCTGCTGGCGATGAGCGGATTAATACGGGCGACATCAGGGAAGATTCAGTTTAAAGATCAGTCATTGGAAAAAGCTAAAGACCGGGAGTTGGCATATTTCCGCAGAAATGAGGTGGGTTTCATCATGCAGAATTTTTCACTTATCCCATATCTTTCAGCTATTCGTAATGTGATGATTCCGCTGGCCTTGCAAAAAATATCTGCTGATAAGCAGGTGGCCCTCGCCACAGCGGTGATGGAAATGGTCGGCCTTGAAGACCGGCTGTACCATTTACCACGTGAATTGTCGGCCGGCCAGCAACAGCGTGTGGCCATCGCACGCGCCATTGTCAATAAGCCATCAATCATATTTGCCGATGAGCCAACAGGCAACCTCGATCCCGTTCTCGCTATCGAGATCCTGGATTTTCTCCGGGATATTAACCGGCAAAAAGGTATTACCATTATCATGGTCACACATAGTCCTCTGGCAAATGGTTATGGGACTATCAGGATACACCTGAAAGAAGGCCGCGTTGAAACATATTCGGAGGCAGCTGGCTGA
- a CDS encoding patatin-like phospholipase family protein has product MKKNIALVLSSGGARGFAHIGVINVLEKNGFTITSIAGTSMGALVGGIYATGQFNLFEEWVSSLNIKEVLKLTDFSISNKGLLKGSRIIKKMKELVPDRNIEDLPIPFCSVATDIINGTETVFTEGNLYDAIRASISIPTVFQPFKVGDNYFVDGGVLNPIPIDRVKRQTDDLLVVVDVNAQIPYEKRKVTEEKLLYNRYFEQIKMIRNKLNTTIPRNKTDHIGIFNLTNRSISLMLHKISLLTLEKHQPDLLINISRHSFGTYDFYKQKISLKRVNWLHKRL; this is encoded by the coding sequence ATGAAAAAAAATATTGCATTAGTATTATCCAGTGGTGGTGCAAGAGGTTTTGCACATATTGGAGTCATTAATGTGCTGGAAAAGAACGGTTTTACCATCACCTCAATCGCCGGAACTTCTATGGGTGCATTGGTTGGCGGCATATATGCCACAGGCCAGTTCAACCTTTTTGAGGAATGGGTAAGCTCGTTGAATATTAAGGAAGTACTTAAACTAACTGATTTTTCCATTAGCAATAAAGGACTTTTAAAGGGCTCAAGAATAATAAAGAAAATGAAAGAACTTGTGCCTGACAGAAATATAGAAGACCTGCCTATTCCCTTTTGTTCGGTGGCTACTGATATAATTAATGGCACTGAAACAGTCTTTACGGAAGGAAACCTGTACGATGCCATCAGGGCATCAATATCGATACCTACTGTTTTTCAACCTTTTAAAGTAGGAGATAATTATTTTGTGGATGGCGGTGTATTAAATCCTATTCCAATCGACCGTGTTAAGCGGCAAACAGATGATTTGCTGGTTGTAGTGGATGTAAACGCACAGATACCCTATGAAAAAAGGAAAGTAACTGAAGAAAAACTATTGTATAATAGGTATTTCGAGCAAATCAAAATGATACGTAATAAACTGAATACGACTATTCCAAGAAATAAAACAGACCATATAGGTATTTTTAATTTAACCAATAGAAGCATCAGCCTGATGTTGCATAAAATTTCATTACTGACTCTTGAAAAACACCAACCTGACCTGTTAATTAACATTTCAAGACATTCATTTGGCACGTACGATTTTTACAAGCAAAAGATATCATTAAAGAGGGTGAATTGGCTGCACAAAAGGCTATAG
- a CDS encoding HNH endonuclease gives MNKFQYSPPKNAPVTSEDLLKDLQSVAGKLNTKKISQSLYLKNGKYGSTTIKRRFGTWNKALFKANLKLAKINYHSNKKLFENLLNVWQRKGAQPRQSDIDSSMSEIKSGVYKKRFGNWTTAVKKFIEYANEKDISATEKHDTKISKKKTSRNPSLRLRFNVLKRDNFSCVKCGASPAKNPSVVLEIDHIIPWSKDGETEISNLQTLCQNCNLGKSNLD, from the coding sequence ATGAATAAATTTCAGTACTCGCCACCCAAAAATGCACCAGTTACATCAGAAGATCTGCTTAAAGATTTACAATCAGTTGCTGGAAAATTGAACACTAAAAAAATATCTCAAAGTCTTTATTTAAAAAACGGGAAATATGGCTCAACAACCATTAAAAGACGTTTTGGTACATGGAATAAAGCATTATTTAAAGCAAACTTAAAATTAGCAAAAATCAATTACCATTCAAACAAGAAACTATTCGAAAATTTACTAAACGTCTGGCAGAGAAAAGGCGCACAACCTAGACAAAGTGATATAGACTCCAGTATGTCAGAAATTAAATCTGGAGTTTACAAAAAACGTTTCGGCAACTGGACAACTGCTGTCAAAAAATTCATTGAATATGCTAACGAAAAAGATATTTCAGCAACTGAAAAACATGATACTAAAATATCTAAGAAAAAAACTAGCAGAAATCCTTCATTGCGTCTTCGTTTCAATGTTTTAAAGAGAGATAATTTTTCATGCGTTAAATGTGGAGCAAGTCCAGCAAAAAATCCAAGTGTTGTTTTAGAGATTGATCATATAATACCTTGGAGTAAGGATGGTGAGACTGAAATTTCTAATTTACAAACATTGTGTCAAAATTGTAATTTAGGTAAAAGTAACCTTGATTGA